The window GGTGCTTCTGGGACTTCCCCGGCGCGGAGTCACAGATCCCAGTCGGTGCCGTAGCGCCCGGTCAGCTCGCGCACGTCCTCGGGCGAGAGCACGGAGAACTCGCTCCCCCGCAGCGACACGACGATGCGCGAGGCCTCCTCCAGCTCGACGGCGCCGTCCAGGGCCGCCGCCGGTCCGGATGCGGCCACGATCGAACCGTGGTTGGCCAGCAGGGCCGCGCGGAACCGTCCGGGCAGGCGGGAGAGGTTGTCGGCGAGCCGGTCGCTGCCCGGCGCCGCGTAGGGCACCAGGGGCGCCTGACCGACCCGCATGACCAGGTAGGGCGTGACGGGCGGCAGCGCGGACGCCTCCGACCAGGCGGGCAGGCACGAGGCCGCGCAGGCGTGCGGCGAGTGCAGGTGGACGACGGCGCCCGCGTCCGGAACCCGCCGGTACATCGCCTGGTGGAGCGGGAACTCCTTGGAGGGGGGCGGACCGGCGACGTGCTCCCCCGCCCCGTCCAGGACGGACAGGCCCTCGGGGTCGAGGTCGCGCAGGGAGACCCCCGTGGGGCTCATCAGGGTCAGTCCCCCGGCCCGCGCGGACACGTTGCCCGAGGCGCCCGGGCTGAGCCCCAGTTCGACGGCGCGGCGTCCCACCGCGCACAGCTCCCGGGCCGCCTCGCGCGCTTCGCGGTTCACTTGTCCCCCTCCCAGGCGCGGACGAACAGGTCCTCGCGGCCGAAGTTGCCGGACTTGAGCATGAGCTGGACGTCCTCACCGTCGCTGTGTCCGAGCGTCCACGCGACGCCCGGGTCGATCTCGGGTCCCAGCGCCAGCGACGCCACGCCCAGGCGCCGCACGACGG is drawn from Nocardiopsis dassonvillei subsp. dassonvillei DSM 43111 and contains these coding sequences:
- a CDS encoding class II aldolase/adducin family protein, which encodes MNREAREAARELCAVGRRAVELGLSPGASGNVSARAGGLTLMSPTGVSLRDLDPEGLSVLDGAGEHVAGPPPSKEFPLHQAMYRRVPDAGAVVHLHSPHACAASCLPAWSEASALPPVTPYLVMRVGQAPLVPYAAPGSDRLADNLSRLPGRFRAALLANHGSIVAASGPAAALDGAVELEEASRIVVSLRGSEFSVLSPEDVRELTGRYGTDWDL